Part of the Catalinimonas alkaloidigena genome is shown below.
GGAAACGTACGGTGCCTCTACCTACACTGGCCACCTTTGATCAGCCTGAGCGTGTAGAATGTGCGGTACGTCGGCAAAAAACCAACACGCCTTTGCAGGCATTGGTACTGCTCAATGACCCTGCTTTTCTGGAAACGGCTAAAGTGCTGGGAGAAATCATCTGCCAGCATGAAGAACCAGCCATAGGAATTACGGAAGCGTATCAGCGACTGACCGGGAAGAAGCCACCCCAGGATGAACTTGAGCTGCTACTTGATTTGCAGGAAAAAGAGCACCGGAAATTTACAGATCACCCTGAAAAAATTAAAGGCTGGGTAGAAGCTGGGGAGTATCAGCTAAGTGATTCCCTAGACCTGAAAATGCTGGCGGCCAATGCCGTAGTCGCCAGCGTTATCTTGAACTCAGACGCAACCATAACAAAAAGATAAGTACTATGGGACACCATCATGATATTATCAGATCTAATAATCCTGAACTACAAAAGGAAGAGAACAAAATAGATCGCCGTCAGTTTCTCAACAAAACCTCTTTGGGTCTGGGGGCTTTAGCTTTAGGCTCATTGTTTAACCCTACAAGCCTGGGGGCCACAGCACAAAAAAGTTCTTTGGCTCCTATGAGTGGAGGATTAGCCGATATTCCGCACTTTGCTCCTAAGGCCAAGAAAGTTGTCTTTTTGTTTCAGAGTGGCGGCCCTTCTCAGTTTGAAACCTTTGACTACAAGCCCAGGCTGAACGAGATGTTTGGCAAAGAGCTTCCCGATAGCGTAAGGCAGGGACAAAGGCTTACGGGCATGAGTGCCAGCCAATCTTCTTTACCCATAGCGCCTTCCATCTATAAGTTTGACCAATACGGTGAGAGCCGGGCCTGGGTAAGCGAGCTGCTACCGCATACTGCCAAAGTGGTGGATGATCTGTGTTTTATTAAGTCTATGTTTACCGAGCAGATTAACCACGATCCGGCTATCACCTTTATGCAGACCGGACACCAGTTGGCTGGTCGCCCCTCCATAGGTTCCTGGCTAAGTTATGGGCTGGGTTCTATCAATCAGGATTTACCTACCTTTATCGTATTGGTGTCCAACAACTCGGGAGGACAGCCTTTGTATGCAAGGCTTTGGGGTAATGGATTTTTGCCTACCGAACATCAAGGGGTACAGTTTAGGTCGGGTAAAGATCCGGTGCTTTACCTTAACAATCCGGAAAACTATGATCATGAAGATAGAGGCCGAATGCTGGAATACCTGAAGCAGATTAACCAGCTACAGAATAGCGCCTACGGCGACCCTGAAGTGGATGCCCGTATTTCTCAGTACGAAATGGCCTATCGTATGCAGACCTCAGTGCCGGAAGTGACTGACCTGACGGATGAGCCGGATGAAGTTTTTGAAATGTACGGCAAAGACAGCAGAACGCCAGGCACCTATGCTGCCAATTGTTTGCTGGCACGTAAACTGCTGGAGAAAGACGTACGCTTCGTTCAGCTCTATCATCGGGGCTGGGACCAGCATACATTTCTACCCGGAGGCATACAGGCCAACTGCCAAAAAACAGATCAGCCTACTGCTGCTCTCATCACTGACCTCAAAAGGAGAGGACTGCTGGAAGATACGCTGGTGATATGGGGAGGAGAGTTTGGACGAACCGTCTACTCCCAGGGAAAACTTACCAAGACCAATTACGGTCGCGATCATCATCCCAAATGCTTTACCATATGGATGGCAGGTGCAGGGGTAAAATCGGGAATAAGCTACGGAGCTACTGATGACTTTAGTTATAATGTTACCGAAAACCCGGTGCACGTGCACGACTTTCATGCTACACTGCTTCACCTAATGGGCATAGATCATGAACGCTTAACCTATAAAAGTCAGGGCAGACGCTTCCGCCTGACCGATGTGCATGGGCATGTAGTTAACGATATACTAAGCTAAACCTAAACGCATGAACACAAGAAGAAACTTCCTGAAAAGGAGTAGTATAGCCGCAGGTATAGGACTGGGTATACCTATGGATTTTAACATTATCACACAAACACTACGCCCCCGTGAGGAAGAAACCATTTTGGGTCATGGTGATTATCGCTATAAAATGCAAAAAGACTGGGCACAGCTAAGCTCGGTACGCACCCCTTTACTCAACTGCCATGAGATGGTTATGGATAGCAAAGGCCGCCTGATCATGATTGGCGATCATACTGATAATAATATCCTGATTTTTGATAAGTCTGGTAAACTGCTGGACTATTGGGGTACGGCTTATCCGGGGGGACATGGCATCTGTCTTTCGGAAGAAGGTGAAGAAGATTTTCTCTTTATTACCGATTCAGGCTGGTACCTGGATAAAAACGGAAAATGGGTTAAGCATAATGGAAGAGTAAGTAAAACTACGCTGGACGGGAAAGTAGTGTTTGACATTGGACACCCTCAAACCATTGGGATTTATGAGCCTGGAGATAATTTTTGCCCCACTGAAGTTGCTATAGGTCCGCAGGGTGATATCTACATAGCCGATGGCTATGGACAGGATTATATCATACAATACTCTTCCAAAGGGGAGTACATACGCCATTGGGGAGGCCATGATAACGCCAATCCTGACCATAATCTACATAATGCGCACGGTATTGCGGTAGACTATCGTAATCCGAATCAACCTATGCTTATTTGTACCTCCAGAAGTGAAAATGCTTTCAAATTCTTTAGTCTGGAGGGTGAATACCACCATAGCATTCACCTACCCAATATGTACGTTTGCCGTGCAGTGCTGGATGATGATAATCTGTATGCTGGTGTTTGCTGGTCAAAACCCAAAGACAAAGAATTTCATTGGAAGGATCATACAGGATTTGTAACCATACTGGAAGGAGAAAAGGTAGTCTCTAACCCAGGAGGTACACTCCCTGAGTATAAGGAAGGAAAACTCTTGCCCAGCTATCAGTTAGATAGCAAACCAATATGGCATGGGCATGATGTATGCGTGGACGATGACAAAAACCTCTATATCTGCCAGTGGAATGCTAACCATACTGCACCCATCAAACTAGAAAGAGTCTGACAGCACATCATTTATTTATGTAGTTTAGGGAAAAAGCGTAGTATTATACATATGTCTTACTCTTATAAACATATGTCATGATTATTTTCACTGCAAAATTCTAGCTTTGTGAATACTCTGACAAGCGCTATGCTAAATATTGAAACAACCTAAAACTACTCATGATTTTGATTAGATTGTTTGGCCTGCTCGTAGCCTTTCTGCTTTGCAGAGAGCTTACAGCCCAGGCATCCAAACCAAACATCATTATTGTCGTCACTGATGACCAGGGCTGGTCAGATGTAGGCTTCAATGGTGCCAAAGACATTAAAACTCCTCATCTGGACCGTCTGGCAGCTGAGGGAATCATATTTTCTCAGGGCTATGTTTCTCACCCTTATTGCAGTCCTTCCCGCGCTGGCTTACTTACCGGTAGGTATCAGGCACGCTTTGGGCATGACTGTAATCCTCCGTATATAGAAAATGATGCTACTGTAGGCACACCCCTTACCGAAACCATGCTCTCTGAGGCCTTGAAAGAAAATGACTACCGTACCTGCGCCATCGGCAAGTGGCATCTGGGCGATCACTCTTCCCTACTTCCTCCCCAGAGAGGATTTGACCACTGGTTTGGATTTTCAGCAGGAGGCATGAATTACTGGGGAAGGCCTCAGGGTAAGCACAGAACCATTTACAGAAATGACAAGCCTGTAGAACCCACAGAGCTAAGCTATCTTACCGATGACTTTAGTGAAGAAGCAGTAAACTTTATTATTGAAAATAAAGAAGAGCCATTCTTCATGTATCTGGCTTATAATGCTCCTCATGCCCCTGACCAGGCTACGCAAGAGTATCTGGAGAAGACCAGGCATATTGAGTACGGGGGCAGAAGCGTGTATGCGGCGATGGTGGCAGCGGTAGATGCTGGAATAGGTAAAATTGATTCCACCTTGCAAGCACATCAGATCAAAGAAAATACGATTGTAGTCTTTTTGAGTGATAATGGGGGAAGGGCAGAGCATGCGAATAATATGCCTTATCGTGGACATAAAGGGATGCTCTTTGAAGGTGGTATCAGGGTACCTTTTTTCATCAGCTGGCCAAAGGGTATCAAAAAGACCGGGATATTTGACAAACCCGTCATCTCTCTGGATCTCTTTCCTACTTTGTTAGCAGCCAGTA
Proteins encoded:
- a CDS encoding DUF1501 domain-containing protein yields the protein MGHHHDIIRSNNPELQKEENKIDRRQFLNKTSLGLGALALGSLFNPTSLGATAQKSSLAPMSGGLADIPHFAPKAKKVVFLFQSGGPSQFETFDYKPRLNEMFGKELPDSVRQGQRLTGMSASQSSLPIAPSIYKFDQYGESRAWVSELLPHTAKVVDDLCFIKSMFTEQINHDPAITFMQTGHQLAGRPSIGSWLSYGLGSINQDLPTFIVLVSNNSGGQPLYARLWGNGFLPTEHQGVQFRSGKDPVLYLNNPENYDHEDRGRMLEYLKQINQLQNSAYGDPEVDARISQYEMAYRMQTSVPEVTDLTDEPDEVFEMYGKDSRTPGTYAANCLLARKLLEKDVRFVQLYHRGWDQHTFLPGGIQANCQKTDQPTAALITDLKRRGLLEDTLVIWGGEFGRTVYSQGKLTKTNYGRDHHPKCFTIWMAGAGVKSGISYGATDDFSYNVTENPVHVHDFHATLLHLMGIDHERLTYKSQGRRFRLTDVHGHVVNDILS
- a CDS encoding 6-bladed beta-propeller gives rise to the protein MNTRRNFLKRSSIAAGIGLGIPMDFNIITQTLRPREEETILGHGDYRYKMQKDWAQLSSVRTPLLNCHEMVMDSKGRLIMIGDHTDNNILIFDKSGKLLDYWGTAYPGGHGICLSEEGEEDFLFITDSGWYLDKNGKWVKHNGRVSKTTLDGKVVFDIGHPQTIGIYEPGDNFCPTEVAIGPQGDIYIADGYGQDYIIQYSSKGEYIRHWGGHDNANPDHNLHNAHGIAVDYRNPNQPMLICTSRSENAFKFFSLEGEYHHSIHLPNMYVCRAVLDDDNLYAGVCWSKPKDKEFHWKDHTGFVTILEGEKVVSNPGGTLPEYKEGKLLPSYQLDSKPIWHGHDVCVDDDKNLYICQWNANHTAPIKLERV
- a CDS encoding sulfatase-like hydrolase/transferase, with product MILIRLFGLLVAFLLCRELTAQASKPNIIIVVTDDQGWSDVGFNGAKDIKTPHLDRLAAEGIIFSQGYVSHPYCSPSRAGLLTGRYQARFGHDCNPPYIENDATVGTPLTETMLSEALKENDYRTCAIGKWHLGDHSSLLPPQRGFDHWFGFSAGGMNYWGRPQGKHRTIYRNDKPVEPTELSYLTDDFSEEAVNFIIENKEEPFFMYLAYNAPHAPDQATQEYLEKTRHIEYGGRSVYAAMVAAVDAGIGKIDSTLQAHQIKENTIVVFLSDNGGRAEHANNMPYRGHKGMLFEGGIRVPFFISWPKGIKKTGIFDKPVISLDLFPTLLAASNSQPKKELALDGVNLLPFLKDTDKEAPHDILFWRSVGGFEYAVRQGKYKLYMSSYKDRTLLYNLDQDPFEHQDVASQHPEIIAELEKKYEAWNSEMLAPQWLDPHPENVEKEAERWRQTREKALPPSPRK